DNA from Variovorax sp. V213:
GATGGTCCGCGACTGGTGCCTTGCCGGCCACGGTATCATGCTGCGCAGCCTCTGGGACATCGCGCCGCAACTGGCTTCCGGCGAACTGGTGCGCGTACTGCCCCATTACGCCATGCCCGATGCAGACATCCACTGGATTGCGCCCTGGCGGCCCAAGACGCCGCGCCGCGTGCGGCTGCTGCTCGACCACCTGGCGGAACAGTTTCGCGGCGAGCCGTGGAAGCCGGGCAAGGCCGGTTCTTCACGCTGAAAAAACGCAGGCTCAGCGCCCGCTGCGCACCACCAGGCTCACGCCGACTGCGGTGAGCCCGATGCCGAGCAGCGTCACCCATGTGATCGGTTCGCCGAAAAGCAGCCAGGCCATCACCGCCGTGCATGGGGGCACCAGGTAGAGCAGGCTCGTCACGGCCGTGGCGGTGCCGCGCTGGATCAGCATGTAGAGCAGCGAACTGCCGCCGAGCGACAGCACCAGCACCGACCACGCCATCGCGCCGGCCGAGTGCGCGTTCCATTCGATGCCCTGCGACTCCATCGCCGCAAAGGGCAAGGACACGAGCAACGCCGCCGCCATCTGCACGGCGCTCGCGCTGCGCACATCGCAGGGCGCGACGAAGCGCTTCTGATACAGCGTGCCCGCCGTGATCGAAAGGAGCGCCATGACCGCAAGCCCCATGGTCAGGGCGCTGACCTCGGTGCCCTGGCCGAACTTGCGCGACACCACGAGCACCAGGCCCGCGAAGCCGAGAACCAGCCCCGTCCATTGGCGCTGCGTTATCCGCCCGCCATTGAACGACAGCCAGATGGCGGTCAGCACCGGCTGGATGCCGACCAGCAGCGCCACCAGCCCCGCGCCCATGCCCGCATGCACGGCCGCCCAGACGCCACCCAGGTAGCCGGCTTGCATCAGCACGCCCGTGACCGCAAGATGTCCCCATTGCGCGCGCTCCTTCGGCCAGGCGACCCGCGCGAGCGCGACCCAGATGCCAAAGCACACGAGTGAAAGCGCATAGCGCACGGCCAGGAACTTGAGCGGCGGCGCGTAGGGCATGCCATAGCGCGCAACGATGAAGCCCGTGCTCCATATCAGCACGAAGACCACCGGCATTGCCCGCAGCCAGCCCGCGTTGCGGGCCACGGCCACGCTCATTTCGCGCGAGCCCGGATTTCGGGGATGGCCTTCTGCAGGTAATAGACCATCGACCAGATGGTGAGCACGGCCGAGATCCAGATCAGCCACTGGCCCCACAGCCCGGTGTCGATGACCCTGAAGAGGTGTCCGTCATAGAGCAGGAACGGAATCGCGACCATCTGCACCGTGGTCTTGACCTTGCCGATCATGTGAACCGCCACGCTCTTGCTGGCCCCGATCTGCGCCATCCATTCGCGCAGGGCCGAGATGGCGATCTCGCGGCCGATGATGATCAACGCCACGAACACATCGGCCCGGTTCAGGTGCACCAGCACCAGCAGCGAGGCACAAACCAGGAACTTGTCGGCCACCGGATCGAGAAAGGCGCCGAAGGCCG
Protein-coding regions in this window:
- a CDS encoding DMT family transporter translates to MSVAVARNAGWLRAMPVVFVLIWSTGFIVARYGMPYAPPLKFLAVRYALSLVCFGIWVALARVAWPKERAQWGHLAVTGVLMQAGYLGGVWAAVHAGMGAGLVALLVGIQPVLTAIWLSFNGGRITQRQWTGLVLGFAGLVLVVSRKFGQGTEVSALTMGLAVMALLSITAGTLYQKRFVAPCDVRSASAVQMAAALLVSLPFAAMESQGIEWNAHSAGAMAWSVLVLSLGGSSLLYMLIQRGTATAVTSLLYLVPPCTAVMAWLLFGEPITWVTLLGIGLTAVGVSLVVRSGR
- the pgsA gene encoding CDP-diacylglycerol--glycerol-3-phosphate 3-phosphatidyltransferase; the protein is MFWTLPTIMTWTRIVAIPLIVGVFYLPMAEPMRNLIATVLFIVFAATDWLDGFLARKLNQTSAFGAFLDPVADKFLVCASLLVLVHLNRADVFVALIIIGREIAISALREWMAQIGASKSVAVHMIGKVKTTVQMVAIPFLLYDGHLFRVIDTGLWGQWLIWISAVLTIWSMVYYLQKAIPEIRARAK